The genomic DNA TTGAAAAGGATATTTGCGGGaagacataaaataatattaactgcTTTTATAATTcgatttgattttatataaattatattatttttttatataactagCCTCTCCAAATCATGATATAactaattaagatatatttgaaacattatcacatataaactaatatttaaataaaaaatatttaaaaatagtaaattCCATTTGTGTTGATGAAAGTAAACTCATTTTCTTTAAAGGTGTATTGAAGATATTATATCAATCAAAAATACAATTTGATAACACAATCAACTCCTTTTTATACAAgtaccttttatttatttattttttaaacattcatagcttttattttgttattattcaatagtttattttttttttctgaataaTTTGGGACTCCTTTGAAAATACTTTATGAATTTGAGttaatataatgaatttatgttagattaattctttatttaattgaGGGTGAGTCAATCAAATTCAATAATTCATAATGGTTTAATGCTACAATAACAAAGGATATTAGGATTTGTATATAGGGATGTCAGAGTTTATTCTTTTACTATTATTCTCTCCCGTTTGATTTAGGGGAATCTCTGCAGGCACCACCGTTTAtaccatattttttaaataaaaataaaaattatataaacatatttttttaatataatatatattattatgatatattaaaaatttatattattctaaataaataaacttaaaactcttataaaatataatgaataaataaatatattgataattttattaattgtgtttatattgtTCGAGACAGAATTTGAGTGAAATCGGGACGGGAACAAAAATACCATCCCGATCAAACCGAAAAAATCTGTCATAAACACCCTAAACTATAAACCCCATAACTCGCAATAAAACCAAATAATTCGATTCGGTTACAACAGATCTTCAAATTGTCAGCATTATTTGTATAAACCTTAAAACATTTGTATGTGTTTCTCATTTTTATGTcttgtttatgattttttttttctttaattataatttaaaataattgtgtacatgattttactttttattttgtgtgcccaccataaaataaaatataattaacaaaataatttatctacttataaattttgtttttttgatgTAGAGGATTTGATGAAATACTctacattaatattttgaaataaattaaaagacagTTTTTCATCTAATTTTGAATCCCGCCTTATCAGTTCCAGCAAGAGAGTTCGACTTTCAGTTCCATTTACAACTAGGGTTTCAAGTTCTACAGCTATTCTCAATGGATGAAGATGTTTCTCGATGGATCATCGActttcttcttcgacaaccgctCCACGATAGGATTATCGACAAACTTTTAAGCGTTCTCCCTTTCTCCATACACGATTCGAGCTTAAAGAAATCAATACTTGTTCGAAAAATCGTCTCGGAGATATCCAAGGGGTTGGCTTCCGAGGAAATGCTCATTCTTATGGAGCGCATTGAGGAGTTGGATTATCAGGCGGGTGTTACAGCTTCTGAGGCCATCAAGGCGGCCTATTGTGACGTGGCGGTGGATTGCACAGTTAAGCTGCTTGAGGAGAGTCAGGACAGAGCGAAATACTTCAATGCGGTGAAGAGAATCTGGAGGGGAAGGGTTCTGAAGATGGAAATGGCGGGTAATGTCGGGCTGATTTCTGATGAGCTACTAAATTGGAGAGATGATATCGAGACTTCTGTATGGAATTCTAGTGTTGATGAAGATCTGTTGAAGAAGTGGAGAGGCTGTGAAGCTCTGGAATCTGTTAAAGTTTATGTTGAAGAAGCGTGGGCGGATATGGGGCCTTCGTTTCTTGAACATGTGGTGCAGACAGTAGGTAATGAGCAAATTACTCAAGTTTTGAAACAGAGTACCTGCCCAGTATACGATCAAGATCTCAGTTCTGATGAAGTTCAAAGTAGTAGTGCAGGTAAAACAACTCTCTTGtcattaatatttgttttaatcttgAATTGAAATGATGCCTCTTGGAAATTTTACCTGTTCAGTATACGATCAAGATCTCAATTCTGTTGAAGTTCAAAGTAGTAGTGCAGGTAAAACAACTCTCTTatcattaatatttgttttaatcttgAATTGAAATGATGCCTCTTGAAATTTTAATGGTTTGATGGAGGAATGCCATTTTCCTTGAACTGGTTAGATGCTTCAAGTGTTCCTTACAAAGTTCATTCCTGTTTAAGTGGTTTGCATTCTTATTCATTTCAATCTTTTGAAAGATCTTACAGTTGGTTTCTGCAATAGggtattttttagtttttgctGTTGGTTTGATTATACTAGTTTTAAGAAGGAAAATCTCAAGTATAGCCAGTCTTTTGTATTTCCTAGTTGTTTTAGAAAATTTCCCAGGAATCTGAGCAACCTCTTTTGTGATTTaatgagtttagggtttagatgTTTCTGGCAGCCGGCTTATTTGAGGCATATTTGTGATATCATCAgttctattcattttttttctgtCGATAATATAACATATACCTCATGTGTTGtctttgataatttaattgctTCAAACAAATGTAGAAATGGAGAAACGCAGTAGAGGAGCAAAAATTAGTGATTCAGATAGCCAGGATGGAAGAGCTGCTTCTGAAAATGGTTTCACTTTTACACCTGAAGTTAAGAAAATGCAGAAAGCTCTAAGAGACAGTTGTAGGGACCTGCAAGCTGTGGTAGTTGATCCTCTACCCGAGGCAATACAGCTTGCTGACAAAATAATCTCTAACCTGCCAGTAAACAATTTGAATTCGAGTTGCCCCATGGATGTAGAGAATCTATCTACTGCTAAGAGTGACGAGGCTATTGGTGTTAATGAGACTCAGAATAACATTAGCAGGAAGCCCGGCTTAATGGAGAGGAATAGCACTGCTCGTGTCCATGAGGTAATTCTTCTTTTCCCATATTATCATATGTTAATATTACATCTTAGGGTGTGTTTGGATGAGTGGAACTGGAATTAGAAATATAATTggatttcaaatttcaattctCTTAGAATAAAtcgaattacaattcaattcctatgtttggtaaaattatagaattataattcttgggatttttttatttttgtagtacACGTAGAAATgacaatttgaataaattccagttctaattcttaattttaaatgatctaacaaacataggaattagaAATAAACCcctaatttcaattccaatgttatcaaacacacccttataGTTTTATCATTATAAAGTAAAATTGTAAGATAAAATTAACTTAACTGTACTTGAGATTATAATCAACTTAACATATCTAATTGgataattaaaagtttataattattaccATCTACATATTATACATAGTTATAACTGTTATTAGGTTAAACCTGTAGAAAATTATGAATTGCCTCCTCCAGAAGGCAAGCATATATGCATTGGCTGAGTCAGCCCTTTATCTTAGAGTATCATAAACCATGATGCAATTtctgagttatttaaattaaagaggaAAGGTGTGCAGACTTCAGTTGATGAGGATTAAGAATAACAAACAATAAGTTTGGTCACCCATTATTGAAATAACTAGGTTCAGAAAATTGACATAAGATTTATTGTTCAACACTTCAACTTTGTCAGACTTTTATAATATGCATCAATTTGTATGATCCAAGTAAATTGAGAAACTGACCCTTTGCTAGCCATAGCTAAGAACCAAGCCCTGATAACACTTTGTTAGAGAATGAGAAATGAAGATATTTGAGAGTGGAGGAATTTTACCTTGCTTTATTTCTTGTCTCCAAAATGCTAAGTACACAAGTATTTTGTAGTCTTAACACTCATGAACAATCTGTTTTGTATTGCAACTTTATCGGTTTGTAGTGGGATGAATCCCTGGATGATGCAGTTGATGGATCTAGTGACAGAAATCGTCTTCACTTGCCCAGTCCAAGTAAAAGGCGTGTTTCTCCATTGAAGATACTTGAGATGAAAAATTTgggaaagagaaaaaagaggagATGGAGTATCGTTGAAGAAGATACTTTGAGGGCTGGTGTTGAAAAGTATGTTTATCACTTATCAAATCTTTTAgcattatacatatatatttacagCATTAGAACacctagtttattttattttcaccaTGGACcacttttaaaatttgtttcccAATGGATAAAGAAacataaaattctaaatatgttCTGTCTAAGTGTGTAGTTTAACAAAACTGAAAGTTAAgaatactgaattttaagtgtcaaatgtgttaataaATGTTGAAAAAACCATATGAAAGTATCTAAATTTAAAGTATTTGGTAAATTATTCAAGGGGAAAGGGTTAACTTCCTATGGTGGAAGTGAACGGTTAGGATAAGTGGCGGGAATAAAGAGACGGTTATTAATAGAGTAGGATAACTAGAATGTTAGTTGTCTAGTGTAGTAATGAATTAGTTGAATACTCTTGTTTATAGCATTTTATTAATAACCGCCTCTTTATACCCGCCACTTATCATAACGGTACACTTTCATTTAGGACATTAACCCTAAAATCTTTTTCCTTTGTATCAATatgtaagttgatttgataaaatgtggaaCTAGTGTGGgggaattatttataaaagctATTTTAACCTTATAATgacttaatttgattaaattttatggttaaaattgtattttggATGTTCTTACTAATATTAAGGAgttatttttactaaattaagccatattttttttgcttaattattttagCATGAGTTGCatattatatatcaaatgaaCTTTATTTCAACTAAGCACTAAATCATTTAGATTAAGTGATAAGTTGTCTGTCTAGCTTTCAAAGTCTATATATTTGGATGgagaaatttctaaaataaaaagtgtttccaaatgttGCCAGATGGAACATTTTGGATGTGACACTATTTTTGTCTATGCATATTAGAGCACATATCTTAGCAGAAGTATGTATCATTGATGTTTTATATGAATttgattcttcttcttgttttaaGGTACGGTAAAGGTAATTGGAAGTTCATCTTGAATGCGTATAGAGATATTTTGGTTCAGAGAACTGAGGTGAGATTGTTGTTATGCCGTTTTGGTTGAAagactttaattttaatatcttatgTTGCAAGTTAATAAACAAGTTGTTGCtgttttaggttgatttgaAGGATAAATGGAGAAACATGACAAGatattgaatgaatgaattctTCATTATGAGAGCTTTGTGTCGCATTTTTGTATGTTACTGGAAACACTTAAGTAAGCTCTGTCTGGTGGGAAGTCGTTTGGTGAAATGAAACAAAGTTGTTCTAAGACATTAATTCTgacttatgtttttttttgggaaaacacgTGGCTTATATTATCAGAAACACTTAAGTAAACTCTGTGGGGTGGGAAGTCGTCTGGTGAAACAAAGTTGTTTTGAGACAAGTAAACtctgttttttattaattcaggTATATATTTATGTGAAAAACAAGGCTGGTTTATTTAGGCGTTTGCTCAAATTTCTTGTGCCAGCCAGAATAACTATCAGTGTTAAGAAAAACCAGTCGAACCGGTTTGACTGAAATTAGTAAGTAGTGACACTCAAATCGTCAAATTGATCACACAACTCGGAATCAACATATCACATGGAAGTTTGATTTTTCAGAATTCAGCCACTTCCTTTTATTAGGTGTTATGAAACAAGTTTTCTTTTCTACTTTATAGAGTTTTTGAAACGTGTtaagttaaaatgaataaatatatataatttggttataatttatattttatacgtAAGATATTTATAACTGTCaggttaaaaaaaaatcagtcgAATCGTTTTCACTGAAATCGGGAAGTAGTGACACTCAAATCGATCACACAATTGGGAattgataaatcaaatattGGTTTTCGAAATTCAGCAActttcctttcccttttgagcTCTATAAAATTTTGAGTgcaaaattttcttttgtgaAAGCATtcaagttaaaattaataactataGATAATTTagttaacttatattttatacttaaaaatatttatctttgtttttcaaagtaaattttaaatataattgtattatttaaaaatgatttttctaagaacaaataaaattgatatttcgATTACCCCACTACTgcaaataatgaatatttttaaatatatatatttttgttcttaaGACAATGTAAGCTTTTCATGCGACATTATAACGGTTAAACTTAAAGACTTCCTCAAGCTGTAtgttaatataagtttaaactCGAGCTacctctttatatttataaaggaGCTACCTCTTTATACAGGAAAAGAAGTGATCGCCttaaacaaaatgataaaaacaatattatctATCAAAGTTTaacgatgaaaatatatttgactATTGATATTGAGAGCTGACGatgttaaaattattcattGTTGTCATCTTTGTCAAGGAAACTCAACACAAAACCGCTAACAATTCTTCTGGCTAAAGGGTTTGGGATAGATCGACATAACCGTCCATCAATATATGCAACAATACCAGACAACACAAACTTCCCAATTCCCCATTTCCAGACAAACGCCACCTTCTGTTTGCCGGTGGATGAAACTGCTTTCCCATTACCCCTCTCGATTTTCGGCTTCAAGGTCTTTATCCTGGTTACAACGTTACCTGTCTGTTTTCTTAGAGCACGAATAGCAAAACTGACGAACAGATGTTCACACAAGGTCAGTATCGTTGGCCCGAATTTCCATTCCTACACCACATTAAGTACACAAAACGAGAATCCTATGTAAGCCCTTGGTGATCTAAACTTAAAACGAAGATGGTgtttacaatatttttcttttgtatccAGGTTCAGATAAGAAAcaactaataaaatttttaaatttgtcttTAGCTAAATTTAGTTTTCAGACATTGGGTGAAAGcacttttgtttttctttatgtACGAGTAGACGATTCCATTCaagaacaatatatatatatatatatatatattatgtttatgtCTTGCTAAATTTCATTTCCAAACTTTGAATGATTTGAACTGTTTCCAGATACAAGAACAAACACAATAAGTTCCAGTGAGCCATTTGGAAATAATTATTCACTTATTGTTTATGTATCTGTAtcttaatatgttttcaaattcggAAAAACTTTTGTTTGTGTCTAGAAACATTTCCAGGTACAAAAACAAAACCAGATACATAAACATATAGAAATGAAATTTAgtgaaaatacattttttttgtgACTTTTCTTATCTCAAATGTtatacaaaaacataaataaatttatgtttctATCTCTGACAGTTATGTTTCAAAATGTTCATGCATTTGGAAACACTTCCAAatacaaaaaacaaaaatgtttccaaatggggttTTATTATCTCATCCAAATAGGTTTCAATCCATAATTTTGTACCGCACTTGTATTCTTACTAGCACATAGATTTTAACAAAAAGGTTGCGAGGTGAGAAAAAGAAACATACACTGTCCCCACGCTGGTGGTGCAGAGGTCTAGAGGCTGCATAAGTATCTCCTTTCAACAATGCCTTGCTTATGAGGAAGCTTTTAACACGGTTCATGATCTCTTCTATAAGTGAACTGTTTGGAGGAAGGTTTTTAAGCATAACCTGTTGTCATTTTGGTGTTACATGAAAAAGATATTTAGAATCAGAGCTTTGCAACAACAAGCTGACAACTGAAAAGTGTACTAGCATAAAAATCGGATGACATGGGTATTACATTAAATTACTAATTCACTAGTGAGAAGAATTGGTCTCCCGGGTTGGTTTGTGATGATTTTAGAATTGATCTGATTATAAGATTTTCACGGAGGAGCACCTTCAGTGCCTTTTCGAAATCCTTGGCGATTGTGGTTTCGAATGAAGTGTGAGAATGTATCTTACGGTAGCCTCCCTCAGTTCATTGTTAATTTGCTTTTGTTTAGAACAATGTATAGggtctttttttattattttgataccAGTGATTTTGTTGTTCATGGAAGAGGCTGACACATCATCCCACAACCATGACACATTATATAGAAGAGAATCGAACCAGAGAACTCAGCCTCCTAGTTCAAGATTCCTACTTGAGCTACCATGGGTGGGTAATGTATAGGGTATTGTCCCCTCTTTCGGTTTATTTTGCTGCAGCTATTTTGTAAGTTCCGATAGGCCTTTTATTTTAACAAGGGAACATTATGCATTTCCCCCTCtcacacaaataaaataaaatagtgagaAAATACATAGAGTTGGAAAGAGAGGAGATACCTGGTCATCAATTACTCTCACCCTGATGTAATCTTGTATA from Impatiens glandulifera chromosome 9, dImpGla2.1, whole genome shotgun sequence includes the following:
- the LOC124915199 gene encoding uncharacterized protein LOC124915199 isoform X1, translating into MDEDVSRWIIDFLLRQPLHDRIIDKLLSVLPFSIHDSSLKKSILVRKIVSEISKGLASEEMLILMERIEELDYQAGVTASEAIKAAYCDVAVDCTVKLLEESQDRAKYFNAVKRIWRGRVLKMEMAGNVGLISDELLNWRDDIETSVWNSSVDEDLLKKWRGCEALESVKVYVEEAWADMGPSFLEHVVQTVGNEQITQVLKQSTCPVYDQDLSSDEVQSSSAVYDQDLNSVEVQSSSAEMEKRSRGAKISDSDSQDGRAASENGFTFTPEVKKMQKALRDSCRDLQAVVVDPLPEAIQLADKIISNLPVNNLNSSCPMDVENLSTAKSDEAIGVNETQNNISRKPGLMERNSTARVHEWDESLDDAVDGSSDRNRLHLPSPSKRRVSPLKILEMKNLGKRKKRRWSIVEEDTLRAGVEKYGKGNWKFILNAYRDILVQRTEVDLKDKWRNMTRY
- the LOC124915199 gene encoding uncharacterized protein LOC124915199 isoform X2, producing MDEDVSRWIIDFLLRQPLHDRIIDKLLSVLPFSIHDSSLKKSILVRKIVSEISKGLASEEMLILMERIEELDYQAGVTASEAIKAAYCDVAVDCTVKLLEESQDRAKYFNAVKRIWRGRVLKMEMAGNVGLISDELLNWRDDIETSVWNSSVDEDLLKKWRGCEALESVKVYVEEAWADMGPSFLEHVVQTVGNEQITQVLKQSTCPVYDQDLSSDEVQSSSAEMEKRSRGAKISDSDSQDGRAASENGFTFTPEVKKMQKALRDSCRDLQAVVVDPLPEAIQLADKIISNLPVNNLNSSCPMDVENLSTAKSDEAIGVNETQNNISRKPGLMERNSTARVHEWDESLDDAVDGSSDRNRLHLPSPSKRRVSPLKILEMKNLGKRKKRRWSIVEEDTLRAGVEKYGKGNWKFILNAYRDILVQRTEVDLKDKWRNMTRY